The sequence TTGCTCAAACTAAAAGATTACTGTCTAATGCAGGCTATCCAAATATTAATTTAGTGTTGCGCGATGGCTTTTACGGTGTCGAAGAAGAAGCACCATACGATAGAATTATTGCAACTGTTGGGTGTTTTGATATTTCACCTCACTGGGTAAATCAGCTTTCGACTTCTGGTTTAATGATATTACCGTTACATCATGGAGGTTGGACTCCTTTAGTCAAAATTTGGCAGCAAGAAGACAGGCTAAAAGGTAAAGTAGTTGGTATTTCTGGTTTTATGCCTTTTAAAGGAGATGAATTTGCGGATGAACCTGCACCTTTTGGTTTTATGAATTCGGTTCCTATTGAAGAGTTTGAGGAACTCCCCTTATTTGATAACCTCGAAGTTGAGCATACCAACAACTTTCTTATGTGGTCTGCTTTCCCAGTTAATTTCTATTATTTTATTACAATATCCGATTCCCGTGCTTTTTGGGATATCAAACCTCCGGGATATGGTTTGTATGATAAACAAGAAGGAATAATTCTGATTAGTCCGCAAAAAAACTGTATATTTTTCAAAGGTAATAGAAAACTCTACAATAGATTACAGAAACTATACGAAAACTGGTTAGAGTTAGGTAAACCAAGTGCTTTTGATTATGAAATTGAGTTTCAACCATCACCAAAAGCAGCAACATCTTCTAAAAAGGGATGGAATATTAAACGAAAGTTCTACCATCAGTTTTTGTCTCTATAAACAAGTTTCATAACATCTAATACTATTTATAAATACCAAAGAAAAAACCTTTTTCCCATCTCCTTAATAAGGAGAGGGGTGCCGCAGGCGGGGTGAGGTTTCCCTTGTGGTATTTAACTCAACGAACAGCACTATATTATTGTTGGGTTACGACGCAAAATAAATCAGTTGGTTAGTTATTAAATTGTGTCGTGCGTCTAACCCAACCTACGA comes from Rivularia sp. PCC 7116 and encodes:
- a CDS encoding protein-L-isoaspartate O-methyltransferase, with the protein product MVLNLLNQLVSELKELGAIQSIEVEKAFSKVLRHKLLETFYLPRDLQQPIEHKSSNPDSEHLKLIYSNNSLVTRISNGFPSSSTSEPLLMARMIELLALSPNLKVLEVGTGTGYNSALISEIVGNQNLVVSVDIQEDVIAQTKRLLSNAGYPNINLVLRDGFYGVEEEAPYDRIIATVGCFDISPHWVNQLSTSGLMILPLHHGGWTPLVKIWQQEDRLKGKVVGISGFMPFKGDEFADEPAPFGFMNSVPIEEFEELPLFDNLEVEHTNNFLMWSAFPVNFYYFITISDSRAFWDIKPPGYGLYDKQEGIILISPQKNCIFFKGNRKLYNRLQKLYENWLELGKPSAFDYEIEFQPSPKAATSSKKGWNIKRKFYHQFLSL